From the genome of Miscanthus floridulus cultivar M001 chromosome 10, ASM1932011v1, whole genome shotgun sequence, one region includes:
- the LOC136486508 gene encoding uncharacterized protein isoform X5: protein MCNSGEPSMRTATTNCKGSGEYKLITGIAGSSYNTHWSRYVSVGTSWLNGDFIKVAKDDHAANSRTIEKFQLATSNLKAKVKQLV, encoded by the exons ATGTGTAATTCAG GAGAACCTTCAATGCGTACTGCTACAACTAATTGCAAGGGCAGCGGAGAATACAAG CTAATCACGGGCATTGCAGGTTCATCATATAATACTCATTGGTCGAG GTATGTGTCTGTCGGAACAAGCTGGCTGAATGGTGATTTTATCAAGGTTGCCAAGGATGATCATGCTGCTAACTCAAGAACCATAGAGAAGTTCCAGTTAGCTACGTCGAATCTAAAAGCCAAA